A genomic stretch from Penicillium digitatum chromosome 4, complete sequence includes:
- a CDS encoding Cytochrome P450, E-class, group I: protein MRGRSHRSIQEMHQHYGPVFRVSPNELSFASINSWKHIYGAPAGQGLHLIKGEFYDIYGAGFKTGCIGSERTPKVHAQKKKNLTPAFSTKALQAQDGIIQRCIDAFVDKISTLSGQTGLDVVEWYEMLAFDILGEMAFGESFHCIEREEHHFWIKLILDHLLEITLVDNLRRFGILATVGKLLLPRLTVQVRNRHSGYSRAKVEERLSSTSARQDFFTNIAGKVKSGEIDKEEMTAHASTLIIAGGETVATCLAAATYYLLKTPHAYEQLKMEIRGRYQRYEDIDAASALQLTYLQAVINESLRIHPPGSQGFPRVSPGIDIDGYYVPKGTEVYTSAWTVTHDPQYFKNPDSFVPERWTDPMCADLKEASQPFSLGLRACIGRNFAYTEMSSILAKLIYKYEMELVNKGLDWEGESHCHVMWWKAPIHVIFKERI from the exons ATGCGGGGTCGTAGCCATCGTTCAATTCAAGAGATGCACCAGCACTACG GCCCCGTCTTCCGAGTCTCTCCTAACGAACTCTCTTTTGCCTCCATCAATTCCTGGAAACATATATACGGAGCGCCCGCGGGTCAAGGCTTGCACCTGATCAAAGGCGAGTTCTATGATATCTACGGGGCAGGGTTCAAGACCGGCTGCATTGGCAGTGAACGGACTCCGAAGGTTCATGCccaaaagaagaagaatctTACCCCGGCCTTTTCGACAAAAGCCTTACAGGCCCAGGATGGGATTATTCAGCGATGCATTGATGCTTTTGTCGACAAGATCAGCACTCTCAGTGGTCAGACTGGGTTAGACGTCGTCGAGTGGTATGAGATGCTTGCCTTTGACATTCTAGGAGAGATGGCGTTTGGGGAGAGTTTTCACTGCATTGAACGTG AGGAACATCATTTCTGGATCAAACTTATCCTCGACCACCTTCTCGAGATCACGTTGGTTGACAATCTGCGGCGTTTTGGAATATTGGCGACCGTGGGTAAGCTCCTTTTACCCCGTTTGACCGTTCAAGTGCGCAATCGTCATTCCGGGTACAGTCGGGCAAAGGTTGAAGA GCGTCTGAGTAGTACCTCCGCTCGGCAGGATTTCTTCACAAATATTGCAGGAAAAGTGAAAAGTGGTGAGATCGACAAGGAGGAAATGACGGCTCACGCTTCAACTCTTAT CATCGCTGGAGGAGAGACGGTGGCCACTTGTCTTGCCGCAGCAACATATTACCTTTTGAAGACTCCGCATGCATACGAACAGCTCAAGATGGAGATTCGTGGTCGTTATCAACGCTACGAGGACATCGATGCTGCCTCGGCTCTCCAGCTAACATATTTGCAAGCCGTCATCAATGAATCACTTCGCATTCACCCGCCTGGCTCGCAGGGCTTCCCACGGGTGTCACCAGGGATTGACATTGACGGATATTACGTCCCCAAAGGA ACCGAAGTCTATACCAGCGCATGGACCGTGACACATGATCCGCAGTATTTCAAGAATCCCGACTCCTTCGTGCCAGAGCGTTGGACAGACCCCATGTGTGCGGACCTCAAAGAGGCTAGTCAGCCATTTTCACTTGGACTTAGAGCATGTATCGGTCGCAA TTTTGCCTATACGGAAATGTCATCCATCTTGGCCAAGTTGATCTACAAATATGAGATGGAGTTGGTAAACAAGGGATTGGATTGGGAGGGTGAATCCCACTGTCACGTTATGTGGTGGAAAGCACCGATTCACGTGATCTTTAAAGAGCGTATTTAG
- a CDS encoding Transferase, producing the protein MRTDPQCIHLSPMDNVMPRFYARLIFAFRCSSNHDHQKIRDLLEQGLRRTSADIPSVAGKVFTRPVTPDRAGQLEMRVHPSYCPTVHAREFSELDYDELLDEGLPQDILDPNILFPVIGAPDSEQGAPAFLAQANFVTGGLLLAVGLYHSVIDGTSGVWLAKKWAEHTRHLQSVTEDRALLEIMPRSTDPGVLEDLWLAQGYSPLTVEELKTGAKGSNDPSLWRLLGLDPLNTPPSPPLMVEPEERKERPMQSTIFYLSPQALEDLKKASTEEPFGRVSTNDALMALLWRSIIRARFPSNTSSTDTDEAILDTTYDGRAGFSPDLPFTYMGSLIFTCTARMQRSQLVSPTASLASVAHEIRQAAKNIDSSRMHAAFGLAVSIPDYTKLTYPFATFAGAEVCITSWIAWSMFDLDFGPIFANGGRPDFVRPPRQEFDAVCRRCVVLPLQSHGGCEVLISLVADEMQRLEQDPELARFACVACH; encoded by the coding sequence ATGCGGACGGATCCACAATGTATTCATCTAAGTCCTATGGACAATGTCATGCCCCGGTTTTATGCTCGACTCATCTTTGCCTTTCGATGCTCGTCAAATCACGACCATCAAAAAATCCGAGATTTGCTAGAACAAGGGCTTCGACGCACCAGTGCAGACATTCCGAGTGTTGCGGGCAAGGTGTTCACTAGGCCAGTCACTCCAGACCGCGCGGGCCAGTTGGAAATGCGGGTTCATCCCAGCTATTGCCCTACTGTCCACGCCCGAGAATTCTCTGAGCTGGACTATGATGAGCTTCTGGATGAAGGCCTCCCGCAAGACATATTGGATCCCAACATTTTGTTTCCTGTGATTGGAGCACCGGATTCAGAGCAGGGGGCCCCGGCTTTTCTAGCTCAGGCTAACTTTGTGACGGGGGGCTTGTTGCTTGCAGTCGGCTTGTATCATTCCGTGATTGATGGCACAAGCGGGGTCTGGCTAGCAAAGAAATGGGCCGAGCATACCCGTCATTTACAAAGCGTCACAGAAGACAGAGCGTTGCTGGAGATCATGCCGCGGAGTACGGACCCGGGAGTATTGGAAGATCTCTGGCTCGCTCAAGGATACAGCCCACTTACGGTGGAGGAGCTTAAAACTGGAGCCAAGGGTTCCAATGATCCATCACTCTGGCGACTTCTGGGACTTGATCCATTAAATACCCCGCCGTCCCCACCACTCATGGTGGAGCCAGAGGAGCGAAAAGAACGGCCAATGCAGTCGACCATCTTCTATCTCTCGCCACAAGCTTTGGAAGATTTGAAAAAAGCTTCCACAGAGGAGCCATTTGGGAGGGTGAGCACCAACGACGCTCTGATGGCTCTACTGTGGAGGTCCATCATCCGTGCGAGGTTTCCAAGTAACACGTCATCAACGGATACAGATGAGGCTATTCTCGATACCACCTACGATGGGCGAGCGGGATTTTCCCCAGACCTTCCCTTCACCTATATGGGGAGTCTGATCTTCACCTGTACTGCTCGGATGCAACGATCCCAGCTGGTATCCCCCACAGCGTCCTTGGCCTCTGTAGCGCATGAAATCCGTCAGGCGGCCAAGAATATCGATTCATCCCGTATGCATGCAGCGTTCGGTTTGGCAGTATCGATACCTGATTACACCAAGCTGACCTATCCGTTTGCCACATTTGCCGGGGCGGAAGTCTGCATTACCTCCTGGATCGCCTGGAGCATGTTTGATCTCGACTTCGGACCTATATTCGCAAACGGGGGGCGGCCGGATTTCGTACGCCCGCCTAGGCAAGAGTTTGATGCTGTGTGTCGTCGATGTGTTGTTTTGCCTTTGCAGAGTCATGGAGGCTGTGAGGTTCTTATTTCCTTGGTTGCAGATGAAATGCAGCGATTGGAGCAAGACCCGGAGCTTGCGCGTTTTGCTTGTGTGGCGTGCCATTAA
- a CDS encoding Cytochrome P450, which produces MTTSVFLVISSALSLLAVSLVYRGVAWGLNIKAAKRTGLPYVLSPIHELEFWAYLTNPLLRSWLGGHVLSGLGWPRWARLMIKDWTYEDRGRAHREYGPVFLAVSPAGLICYIEDPDTAMAVCTRRKAFIKPPNKMKMLEPFGPNVVSTDGNLWKSHLRVTVPPLQGDAVHRTVWTETLHRSEILATRWKAAAEGKAAPSLRDGVYDLTVNVMSVAGFEKQSHQQLEKGEEEEEDSTYSSPLGHHRLSLVESIFLVVTNLPIFVLVPAWLVRFCANTVYTAYSELNQYMDELLAQEKAVTERRQEAKNTTRAKGNLLTAVVESNNQQPELKTSGAVSGPVGRTRLTDVEVKGNVFMLLLAGYDTTANTILFSTIVLSLNPPIQDAVIAEIRQVHREAVAAGRSDLSYDEDLPKFRYLLAFMYEVMRVFPIVIPITRLAVTDQDLVVDGTKHTLPAQTLTIVNNTAIHHNEANWPYPHIIEPRRWLTTNPNTFDPTNTITTNTTSPDDPHQPAKTTTPQPTVTSARPGTTHRRGTFMTFNEGPRACPGRRFAQVEFVAFFAQLLRDHRLGLVNDSTTDREDLERQIRLLGGGSPVTLVPPVDVKVCLLAC; this is translated from the exons ATGACAACGTCGGTTTTTTTGGTCATTTCTTCGGCCTTGAGTCTACTTGCCGTGAGTCTGGTGTATCGAGGCGTGGCCTGGGGCCTGAACATTAAAGCGGCCAAACGAACAGGGCTTCCGTATGTCTTATCTCCCATTCATGAGCTCGAATTTTGGGCGTATCTGACAAATCCATTATTGCGGTCGTGGCTGGGTGGCCACGTCTTGTCGGGACTCGGATGGCCCCGATGGGCGCGATTGATGATCAAAGACTGGACATACGAGGATCGAGGCCGAGCGCATCGAGAGTATGGTCCAGTATTTCTGGCGGTCAGTCCAGCTGGTTTAATCTGCTATATTGAGGATCCCGATACAGCAATGGCAGTTTGCACTCGGCGGAAAGCATTCATCAAGCCTCCCAACAAAATGA AAATGCTCGAACCTTTCGGTCCCAATGTGGTCTCCACCGATGGTAACCTATGGAAATCTCATCTCCGGGTCACTGTACCCCCACTACAAGGCGATGCTGTGCATCGAACTGTTTGGACAGAGACTTTGCATCGAAGCGAGATTCTGGCCACCCGCTGGAAAGCAGCAGCAGAAGGGAAAGCAGCACCTTCCCTCCGGGATGGGGTTTACGATTTGACAGTCAATGTCATGTCCGTTGCGGGGTTTGAAAAACAGTCACACCAGCAACTGGAGAAGggggaggaagaagaggaggattCGACTTATTCTTCACCCCTGGGCCATCATCGTCTGTCGCTAGTGGAGTCAATCTTCCTGGTAGTGACTAATCTGCCCATTTTCGTGCTGGTCCCGGCTTGGCTAGTCCGATTCTGTGCGAACACGGTATATACGGCGTATTCTGAGTTGAACCAGTACATGGACGAGCTTCTGGCTCAAGAAAAGGCCGTTACAGAGAGACGCCAGGAGGCCAAGAACACGACTAGGGCCAAAGGAAATCTACTCACTGCCGTTGTCGAATCCAACAATCAACAACCGGAGCTCAAGACTTCGGGCGCAGTGTCAGGTCCTGTAGGACGCACCCGGTTAACAGATGTTGAAGTCAAAGGGAATGTGTTCATGCTCCTATTGGCAG GATACGACACCACAGCTAATACGATACTCTTTTCGACCATCGTGCTATCACTGAATCCTCCCATCCAAGATGCTGTCATTGCTGAGATCCGCCAGGTGCATCGTGAAGCCGTGGCTGCCGGGCGATCTGACCTCTCTTATGACGAAGACTTGCCTAAATTCCGTTATCTATTAGCTTTCATG TACGAAGTCATGAGGGTCTTTCCTATCGTCATTCCTATCACCCGATTAGCGGTCACAGACCAGGACCTTGTTGTCGATGGGACCAAACATACCCTTCCTGCCCAGACACTCACTATCGTCAACAATACGGCCATTCACCACAATGAGGCTAACTGGCCCTATCCTCACATCATTGAGCCTCGACGCTGGCTGACGACCAACCCAAACACCTTTGACCCGACCAACACCATAACCACCAATACGACTTCTCCAGATGATCCTCATCAGCCAGCAAAAACAACAACCCCCCAGCCTACGGTCACCTCCGCACGACCGGGGACAACACATCGTCGCGGAACCTTTATGACTTTTAATGAAGGTCCTCGCGCATGCCCTGGGCGACGTTTCGCCCAGGTTGAGTTCGTCGCGTTCTTTGCCCAGTTACTGCGGGACCATCGGCTGGGGTTAGTGAACGACTCAACCACAGATCGGGAAGATTTGGAGCGCCAGATCCGTCTGCTCGGGGGAGGCTCACCGGTCACATTGGTGCCCCCTGTCGATGTAAAAGTTTGCTTATTAGCATGTTGA
- a CDS encoding Short-chain dehydrogenase/reductase SDR — protein sequence MSSLTITEQSIPPLDGTVAIITGGSSGIGYATAQVLTSKGATVHILDRNSPRDDDAESYRHNPRLVVHKCDVSKWADLCGAFDSIGPVHLVFANAGISESTNYFADTWDAATGLLEEPTYDVLDTNLRAAMNVVKLTWSSMKRHQIKGSIVITTSATAYAPEQTLPVYAAGKLALVGLIRALRSVTIQDGITINGVAPAATITSLLPAHLAAPIIAHGLPVSSAHFVGLAMAYSATATQPRRVDVYGKETEAERYPTTTSQEKEERWNGRIILTLGDCYTELEEPIADLRPFWFGRENLALTRLQQAATDFRQKT from the exons ATGTCTTCTTTGACTATCACCGAACAATCTATCCCCCCACTAGACGGTACCGTCGCCATTATCACAG GAGGGTCATCTGGAATTGGCTATGCCACCGCTCAGGTCCTCACCAGCAAAGGAGCCACCGTTCACATCCTCGATCGGAACAGTCCAAGAGATGACGACGCTGAGTCCTATCGGCACAACCCGCGTCTGGTAGTGCACAAATGCGACGTCTCCAAATGGGCCGATCTCTGTGGGGCTTTCGACTCGATCGGGCCGGTCCATCTCGTCTTCGCCAATGCAGGCATTTCCGAGTCGACAAATTACTTTGCGGACACATGGGATGCGGCCACGGGGTTGTTGGAGGAGCCAACGTACGACGTACTTGACACCAACCTCCGGGCGGCCATGAATGTAGTCAAATTGACGTGGAGCTCCATGAAGCGGCACCAAATTAAGGGCAGTATTGTCATAACCACCAGTGCCACCGCCTATGCACCGGAACAAACCTTGCCTGTCTATGCGGCGGGGAAATTGGCA CTGGTCGGTCTCATCCGCGCACTTCGATCCGTGACCATCCAAGACGGCATCACCATCAACGGTGTCGCCCCGGCGGCCACCATCACTAGCCTTCTTCCCGCCCACCTCGCCGCTCCGATTATCGCTCACGGCTTACCGGTTAGCTCAGCCCACTTTGTGGGGTTGGCTATGGCATACTCGGCCACGGCCACTCAGCCCCGGCGCGTCGACGTTTATGGCAAGGAGACGGAGGCCGAACGATACCCAACCACCACCTcccaggagaaggaggaacGATGGAATGGGCGCATCATCTTGACCCTGGGGGACTGTTATACTGAACTGGAGGAACCTATCGCGGATCTTCGGCCGTTCTGGTTTGGCCGGGAGAATCTGGCTCTTACTCGGTTGCAGCAGGCCGCGACTGACTTTCGGCAGAAGACATAG